One window of the Nicotiana tabacum cultivar K326 chromosome 4, ASM71507v2, whole genome shotgun sequence genome contains the following:
- the LOC107814255 gene encoding YTH domain-containing protein ECT4 isoform X1, whose protein sequence is MAAVVPSSDQTADLLQDLHLDSENKSLQARDSTKQVSSVQYAPVEPGTMANGMNKPFERSTSPFNQDFTGPSMFYSPNGYTSPTYPSSTYYYGGYDGSSGNEWDGFASADGVEMPQGMFGDYQHGYGYAPYGTYSPSGSHVGHDRQLYGPQQYQYPSSYFQSASSTSGSYPSNQGNTSQTAVSPSVAPDQVRFPAESTEANQSRVGSTVTHRTNTSKSVRPTYQNSSAKSSDSYGWGGMPSVSPWVSSAVPRGSNFSSGGTQNLRPLPHSVGMQHPRASSAMGGYMNQMYPNNRMYGQYGNAFRSGLGFSPSIYDLRTGGRDWLVADHKYRPRGRGNGLSANSNESADGLNELNRGPRGKGFKDQKDSEPISLAVKGQSLPLKGNCDEDNLPLFPDREQYNRDDFPETYTDAKFFVIKSYSEDDIHKSIKYGVWASTPNGNKKLDAAYREAEEKSGGCPVFLLFSVNASGQFVGLAEMIGPVDFDKTVEYWQQDKWNGCFPVKWHIVKDVPNIILRHITLENNENKPVTNSRDTQEVKSELGLQILQIFKTHSSKTCILDDFDFYEGRQKIMQEKKAKQRQLNKQVGNVNQSAASTQITEQDRPIDKEWSKIPASSGGSTGLPRSEDGELKPSEEIRSTTAAKDQPNAKDNEVLLNGTGSAC, encoded by the exons ATGGCGGCTGTTGTTCCTTCCTCAGATC AAACAGCAGATTTGCTACAGGACTTGCATTTGGATTCCGAGAATAAGTCCCTTCAAGCTCGTGACTCAACAAAGCAG GTTTCATCTGTTCAATATGCACCTGTTGAACCTGGCACCATGGCGAATGGAATGAACAAGCCTTTTGAGAGATCAACAAgcccctttaatcaggatttcaCAGGGCCAAGCATGTTTTACAGCCCAAACGGATACACATCTCCAACATACCCTTCTTCAACATACTATTATGGAG GTTATGATGGATCATCAGGCAATGAGTGGGATGGATTTGCAAGCGCCGATGGAGTTGAAATGCCTCAa GGCATGTTCGGTGACTATCAACATGGGTATGGTTATGCACCATATGGGACATACTCCCCATCGGGTTCGCATGTTGGACATGATAGGCAGCTCTATGGCCCTCAGCAATACCAATACCCATCGTCTTATTTTCAGTCCGCTTCTTCGACCAGTGGATCTTACCCTTCAAACCAAGGTAACACTTCCCAGACAGCGGTTTCACCTTCTGTTGCACCTGACCAAGTGCGATTTCCAGCTGAATCAACCGAAGCAAATCAGAGTCGTGTAGGGAGTACCGTGACTCATCGAACCAATACGTCAAAGTCTGTAAGACCAACTTACCAGAATTCTTCTGCGAAATCCTCTGATTCCTATGGTTGGGGAGGCATGCCATCAG TAAGTCCTTGGGTCTCTTCAGCAGTTCCTCGTGGGAGCAATTTCTCTTCTGGAGGTACTCAAAATCTGCGTCCTCTTCCACATTCAGTG GGTATGCAGCATCCAAGAGCGTCATCTGCAATGGGAGGATATATGAATCAGATGTATCCTAACAATCGGATGTATGGCCAATACGGAAACGCGTTTAGAAGTGGTTTAGGATTTTCACCTAGTATTTATGATCTTAGGACTGGTGGTCGTGATTGGTTGGTTGCTGATCACAAGTATAGACCTCGTGGCCGTGGTAATGGGTTATCTGCCAACAGCAATGAAAGCGCTGATGGGTTGAATGAATTGAACAGAGGACCCCGGGGAAAGGGTTTCAAGGACCAGAAGGATTCTGAACCTATATCCTTAGCAGTTAAGGGGCAGAGTCTTCCACTAAAAGGCAACTGTGATGAGGATAATCTACCCCTTTTCCCAGATAGGGAGCAGTACAACAGAGATGATTTCCCTGAAACATACACAGATGCAAAGTTCTTTGTCATTAAATCATACAGCGAGGATGATATTCACAAAAGCATTAAATACGGTGTATGGGCAAGCACACCCAACGGTAACAAGAAACTGGATGCAGCTTACAGAGAAGCTGAGGAGAAGTCTGGGGGATGTCCTGTTTTTCTGCTGTTTTCT GTCAATGCAAGTGGGCAGTTTGTTGGTCTTGCAGAGATGATTGGTCCAGTTGACTTTGATAAAACTGTTGAGTATTGGCAGCAGGACAAGTGGAATGGTTGCTTTCCAGTGAAGTGGCATATTGTGAAAGATGTTCCTAATATCATTTTGAGGCACATTACATTGGAAAACAATGAAAATAAACCTGTAACCAACAGCAGAGATACTCAGGAG GTAAAATCTGAGCTGGGTCTTCAAATACTTCAAATATTCAAGACACATTCCAGCAAGACATGCATTCTAGATGACTTTGATTTCTATGAGGGGCGTCAGAAGATAATGCAAGAGAAGAAAGCTAAACAGCGTCAACTGAATAAACAG GTTGGAAATGTCAATCAATCTGCTGCTTCGACCCAAATAACTGAGCAAGATAGGCCAATAGATAAAGAATGGTCAAAAATACCTGCTTCATCTGGGGGTTCCACTGGTCTACCCAGATCTGAAGATGGGGAACTGAAGCCATCTGAAGAAATAAGATCAACCACAGCTGCCAAAGATCAACCAAATGCTAAAGACAATGAAGTCTTATTGAATGGAACGGGAAGTGCTTGCTGA
- the LOC107814255 gene encoding YTH domain-containing protein ECT4 isoform X2 encodes MAAVVPSSDQTADLLQDLHLDSENKSLQARDSTKQVSSVQYAPVEPGTMANGMNKPFERSTSPFNQDFTGPSMFYSPNGYTSPTYPSSTYYYGGYDGSSGNEWDGFASADGVEMPQGMFGDYQHGYGYAPYGTYSPSGSHVGHDRQLYGPQQYQYPSSYFQSASSTSGSYPSNQAESTEANQSRVGSTVTHRTNTSKSVRPTYQNSSAKSSDSYGWGGMPSVSPWVSSAVPRGSNFSSGGTQNLRPLPHSVGMQHPRASSAMGGYMNQMYPNNRMYGQYGNAFRSGLGFSPSIYDLRTGGRDWLVADHKYRPRGRGNGLSANSNESADGLNELNRGPRGKGFKDQKDSEPISLAVKGQSLPLKGNCDEDNLPLFPDREQYNRDDFPETYTDAKFFVIKSYSEDDIHKSIKYGVWASTPNGNKKLDAAYREAEEKSGGCPVFLLFSVNASGQFVGLAEMIGPVDFDKTVEYWQQDKWNGCFPVKWHIVKDVPNIILRHITLENNENKPVTNSRDTQEVKSELGLQILQIFKTHSSKTCILDDFDFYEGRQKIMQEKKAKQRQLNKQVGNVNQSAASTQITEQDRPIDKEWSKIPASSGGSTGLPRSEDGELKPSEEIRSTTAAKDQPNAKDNEVLLNGTGSAC; translated from the exons ATGGCGGCTGTTGTTCCTTCCTCAGATC AAACAGCAGATTTGCTACAGGACTTGCATTTGGATTCCGAGAATAAGTCCCTTCAAGCTCGTGACTCAACAAAGCAG GTTTCATCTGTTCAATATGCACCTGTTGAACCTGGCACCATGGCGAATGGAATGAACAAGCCTTTTGAGAGATCAACAAgcccctttaatcaggatttcaCAGGGCCAAGCATGTTTTACAGCCCAAACGGATACACATCTCCAACATACCCTTCTTCAACATACTATTATGGAG GTTATGATGGATCATCAGGCAATGAGTGGGATGGATTTGCAAGCGCCGATGGAGTTGAAATGCCTCAa GGCATGTTCGGTGACTATCAACATGGGTATGGTTATGCACCATATGGGACATACTCCCCATCGGGTTCGCATGTTGGACATGATAGGCAGCTCTATGGCCCTCAGCAATACCAATACCCATCGTCTTATTTTCAGTCCGCTTCTTCGACCAGTGGATCTTACCCTTCAAACCAAG CTGAATCAACCGAAGCAAATCAGAGTCGTGTAGGGAGTACCGTGACTCATCGAACCAATACGTCAAAGTCTGTAAGACCAACTTACCAGAATTCTTCTGCGAAATCCTCTGATTCCTATGGTTGGGGAGGCATGCCATCAG TAAGTCCTTGGGTCTCTTCAGCAGTTCCTCGTGGGAGCAATTTCTCTTCTGGAGGTACTCAAAATCTGCGTCCTCTTCCACATTCAGTG GGTATGCAGCATCCAAGAGCGTCATCTGCAATGGGAGGATATATGAATCAGATGTATCCTAACAATCGGATGTATGGCCAATACGGAAACGCGTTTAGAAGTGGTTTAGGATTTTCACCTAGTATTTATGATCTTAGGACTGGTGGTCGTGATTGGTTGGTTGCTGATCACAAGTATAGACCTCGTGGCCGTGGTAATGGGTTATCTGCCAACAGCAATGAAAGCGCTGATGGGTTGAATGAATTGAACAGAGGACCCCGGGGAAAGGGTTTCAAGGACCAGAAGGATTCTGAACCTATATCCTTAGCAGTTAAGGGGCAGAGTCTTCCACTAAAAGGCAACTGTGATGAGGATAATCTACCCCTTTTCCCAGATAGGGAGCAGTACAACAGAGATGATTTCCCTGAAACATACACAGATGCAAAGTTCTTTGTCATTAAATCATACAGCGAGGATGATATTCACAAAAGCATTAAATACGGTGTATGGGCAAGCACACCCAACGGTAACAAGAAACTGGATGCAGCTTACAGAGAAGCTGAGGAGAAGTCTGGGGGATGTCCTGTTTTTCTGCTGTTTTCT GTCAATGCAAGTGGGCAGTTTGTTGGTCTTGCAGAGATGATTGGTCCAGTTGACTTTGATAAAACTGTTGAGTATTGGCAGCAGGACAAGTGGAATGGTTGCTTTCCAGTGAAGTGGCATATTGTGAAAGATGTTCCTAATATCATTTTGAGGCACATTACATTGGAAAACAATGAAAATAAACCTGTAACCAACAGCAGAGATACTCAGGAG GTAAAATCTGAGCTGGGTCTTCAAATACTTCAAATATTCAAGACACATTCCAGCAAGACATGCATTCTAGATGACTTTGATTTCTATGAGGGGCGTCAGAAGATAATGCAAGAGAAGAAAGCTAAACAGCGTCAACTGAATAAACAG GTTGGAAATGTCAATCAATCTGCTGCTTCGACCCAAATAACTGAGCAAGATAGGCCAATAGATAAAGAATGGTCAAAAATACCTGCTTCATCTGGGGGTTCCACTGGTCTACCCAGATCTGAAGATGGGGAACTGAAGCCATCTGAAGAAATAAGATCAACCACAGCTGCCAAAGATCAACCAAATGCTAAAGACAATGAAGTCTTATTGAATGGAACGGGAAGTGCTTGCTGA